One Mycobacteroides abscessus ATCC 19977 genomic window carries:
- a CDS encoding DUF4436 domain-containing protein — MQAFKGRFRLKPAATTVGAVVLVLVIYVGFLAIYRMLDHHSGPESADLDLSRDNETVVVIDLQDLRTVNNRLDAEVVVLPAKTTLDAFGLLNADMSVRLVSSLDYGERHFPRGTLPAAMDDTLVATGDAQSWPFDEYSTGNLRAEVMVGNGVGRRPVPARIEVIGSLGGWRVSTATSQAPAGKGDQTTIRLVRARGTLAFDVGICLVLITLPTMALIVAIETVKGRKKFHPPLTTWFGTMLFAIVPLRNILPGAPPPGAWIDQALVLWVLIALVVAMVLYVEAWWKQSD; from the coding sequence GTGCAGGCATTCAAGGGGCGCTTCAGGTTGAAACCGGCCGCCACCACGGTGGGTGCGGTGGTGCTTGTACTGGTCATCTACGTGGGGTTTCTCGCCATCTATCGGATGCTGGATCATCACTCCGGTCCGGAGTCGGCCGACCTGGACCTGTCCCGGGACAACGAGACCGTGGTAGTGATCGACCTCCAGGACCTGCGGACGGTGAACAACCGGCTGGACGCGGAGGTGGTGGTGCTGCCGGCGAAAACGACCCTCGACGCCTTCGGGCTGCTGAACGCGGATATGTCGGTGCGATTGGTGTCCTCCCTCGACTACGGCGAGCGTCATTTTCCGCGCGGCACCCTCCCCGCGGCCATGGATGACACGCTGGTCGCGACGGGTGACGCTCAGTCATGGCCGTTCGACGAATACTCGACCGGTAATCTGCGCGCAGAAGTCATGGTGGGTAATGGCGTTGGACGTCGCCCGGTGCCTGCGCGTATCGAAGTGATCGGGAGTTTGGGCGGATGGCGTGTGTCGACGGCGACGTCGCAGGCTCCCGCGGGCAAGGGCGACCAGACGACGATCCGGTTGGTGCGCGCCCGTGGCACCCTGGCATTCGATGTTGGCATCTGCCTGGTGCTGATCACACTGCCCACAATGGCGCTTATTGTGGCCATCGAGACGGTCAAGGGCAGAAAGAAGTTCCATCCACCGCTGACAACATGGTTCGGCACCATGCTGTTCGCGATTGTTCCGTTGCGGAACATCTTGCCGGGAGCGCCGCCGCCGGGGGCATGGATCGATCAGGCTCTCGTGCTGTGGGTGCTCATCGCGCTGGTGGTGGCGATGGTGCTCTACGTCGAGGCGTGGTGGAAACAGTCCGACTAA
- a CDS encoding adenylate/guanylate cyclase domain-containing protein, giving the protein MANESIRAVSRRVGRALGAITGQTGNINTGNGYGSWLLGTADESTFIQRIRIQLILTVFVVAANLIGIGVVILLVTVAFPTPNVFDAPAWVNFVIVPVYIALAVLIGAVWGTRRIFKAVRWALDERPPTKADQRNAFAVPWRLTVIQSVLWAGGVALFTLLYGLYDPMYIPKIFFAVGFSGAVVCAANYLFTEFAMRPVAARALEAGYRRRRLASGVMVRTVLAWMLGSGVPAAGIVITGIGALVLHNLTVSQLAVAVIIIAGAIPSFGLILIWIASWLMATPVKEVQTAIKRVAQNDLDIDLVVYDGTELGELQAGFNTMVEGLRERERVRDLFGKHVGREVAAAAEQQQPELGGEERHIAVLFADIVGSTRLAATRPAVEVVALLNRFFTVVVEEIDRYEGMVNKFEGDATLAVFGAPVRQDRPESQALAAARAIARRLRTEVPECQAGIGVASGQAVAGNIGAHDRFEYTVIGDPVNEAARLCELSKTVPGHLVASLDTVLRAHHREALHWRSGDTVTLRGRTEPTELAVPV; this is encoded by the coding sequence ATGGCAAACGAGTCGATTCGCGCAGTGTCGCGGCGGGTGGGCCGTGCGTTGGGCGCGATTACAGGACAGACCGGAAACATCAACACCGGCAATGGCTACGGTTCCTGGCTGCTCGGGACGGCCGACGAGAGCACATTCATCCAGCGGATCCGAATCCAGCTGATCCTGACCGTGTTTGTGGTGGCCGCCAATCTCATCGGGATCGGCGTGGTGATTTTGCTAGTGACGGTGGCGTTCCCCACCCCCAACGTCTTCGACGCACCGGCCTGGGTCAACTTCGTCATAGTCCCCGTCTACATCGCCCTCGCCGTCCTCATCGGCGCCGTCTGGGGCACCCGGCGCATCTTCAAAGCAGTGCGGTGGGCATTGGACGAGCGCCCACCCACCAAGGCCGACCAGCGCAACGCCTTCGCTGTGCCGTGGCGTCTCACCGTCATACAGTCGGTGTTGTGGGCAGGTGGCGTGGCGTTATTCACGCTGCTTTACGGGCTCTATGACCCCATGTACATCCCCAAGATCTTCTTCGCCGTCGGCTTCAGTGGCGCGGTGGTCTGCGCCGCCAACTATCTGTTCACCGAGTTCGCGATGCGACCCGTCGCCGCACGCGCGCTCGAGGCAGGCTATCGCCGACGCAGGCTGGCTTCGGGGGTGATGGTGCGGACGGTGCTTGCCTGGATGCTGGGATCCGGAGTGCCCGCGGCGGGCATCGTGATCACCGGCATCGGCGCCCTGGTACTACACAACCTCACGGTGAGCCAGCTCGCGGTGGCGGTGATCATCATCGCCGGCGCGATTCCGTCTTTCGGGCTCATCCTGATCTGGATCGCGTCATGGTTGATGGCTACGCCGGTGAAGGAAGTCCAGACCGCGATCAAGCGGGTCGCCCAAAATGACCTCGACATCGATCTCGTCGTCTACGACGGCACCGAGCTCGGCGAGCTGCAGGCCGGTTTCAACACCATGGTGGAGGGCCTGCGCGAACGAGAGCGGGTCAGGGACCTCTTCGGCAAGCATGTGGGTCGCGAGGTAGCGGCGGCCGCCGAGCAGCAACAGCCCGAGCTTGGGGGCGAAGAACGCCATATCGCAGTGCTTTTCGCCGATATTGTCGGTTCAACCCGCCTCGCGGCGACCCGCCCCGCAGTCGAGGTCGTCGCGCTGCTCAACCGGTTCTTTACCGTCGTCGTCGAAGAGATCGACCGATACGAAGGCATGGTCAACAAGTTCGAAGGTGATGCGACCCTCGCGGTGTTCGGCGCACCGGTCCGGCAGGACCGCCCCGAGAGCCAAGCCCTTGCCGCCGCACGCGCCATTGCCCGCCGTCTCCGTACCGAGGTGCCCGAATGTCAGGCCGGAATCGGAGTCGCCTCCGGACAGGCCGTAGCGGGAAACATCGGCGCTCATGACCGCTTCGAGTACACCGTCATCGGAGATCCGGTCAATGAGGCTGCCCGACTCTGCGAACTGTCCAAGACGGTGCCCGGACACCTGGTGGCCTCACTCGACACCGTGCTGCGCGCACACCATCGTGAAGCCCTGCATTGGCGTTCCGGCGATACGGTGACGCTGCGCGGACGCACCGAACCCACCGAACTCGCGGTGCCTGTTTAG
- the nucS gene encoding endonuclease NucS translates to MRLVVAQCTVNYVGRLTAHLPSAKRLLLIKADGSVSVHADDRAYKPLNWMSPPCWLTETEGEGGDDTSESGAPTVWVVENKAGEQLRITIESIEHDSAHELGVDPGLVKDGVEAHLQELLAEHVALLGDGYTLVRREYMTPIGPVDLLCRDADGATVAVEIKRRGEIDGVEQLTRYLELLNRDTTLAPVAGVFAAQQIKPQARTLAEDRGIRCLTLDYDAMRGMDSDEFRLF, encoded by the coding sequence GTGCGTCTCGTCGTTGCTCAGTGCACCGTTAATTATGTTGGCCGGCTGACCGCCCACCTGCCATCTGCCAAAAGGCTCTTGCTCATCAAGGCCGACGGCTCGGTGAGCGTGCATGCCGATGACCGCGCGTACAAGCCGCTGAACTGGATGAGTCCGCCATGCTGGCTCACCGAAACCGAGGGTGAAGGTGGCGATGACACCTCGGAATCGGGTGCACCGACCGTCTGGGTGGTGGAAAACAAGGCGGGCGAGCAGCTGCGGATCACGATCGAGAGCATCGAGCACGACTCCGCGCATGAGCTTGGCGTAGACCCGGGCCTCGTCAAGGACGGCGTCGAGGCGCATCTGCAGGAGTTGCTCGCCGAGCACGTCGCGCTGCTCGGCGACGGATACACCCTGGTGCGTCGTGAGTACATGACACCGATCGGTCCGGTGGACCTGCTGTGCCGCGACGCCGACGGTGCGACGGTGGCGGTGGAGATCAAGCGCCGCGGCGAGATCGACGGAGTCGAGCAGCTGACCCGCTACCTCGAACTACTGAATCGCGACACCACGCTGGCGCCGGTGGCCGGAGTCTTTGCGGCGCAGCAGATCAAGCCACAGGCTCGTACGCTTGCCGAAGACCGTGGGATCCGGTGCCTCACACTGGATTACGACGCTATGCGGGGAATGGACTCGGACGAGTTCCGATTGTTCTGA
- the mce gene encoding methylmalonyl-CoA epimerase: MTTSSPLDVPAILSTGLVTAIDHVGIAVPDLDVAIEWYHEHLGMILVHEEINEGQGVREAMLSFPGAEPGSAQIQLMSPLHASSPIGKFLDTKGPGLQQLAYRVTDIDALTDQLRAAGVRVLYDEPRIGTANSRINFLHPKDTGGVLIELVQPTESH; this comes from the coding sequence ATGACGACTTCGTCTCCTCTTGATGTACCCGCGATCCTATCGACCGGGCTGGTGACCGCCATCGACCACGTCGGTATCGCCGTGCCCGACCTCGACGTGGCAATCGAGTGGTACCACGAGCACCTGGGCATGATCCTGGTGCACGAGGAGATCAACGAAGGCCAGGGTGTGCGTGAGGCCATGCTGTCCTTTCCCGGGGCCGAGCCCGGCAGCGCTCAGATTCAGCTGATGTCACCGCTGCACGCGTCCTCCCCCATCGGCAAGTTTCTGGACACCAAGGGACCGGGCCTGCAGCAGCTGGCCTACCGGGTCACCGATATCGATGCACTGACCGATCAGCTGCGTGCCGCGGGTGTGCGGGTTCTGTATGACGAGCCGCGCATCGGCACCGCTAATTCGCGGATCAACTTCCTGCACCCCAAGGACACCGGCGGGGTGCTCATCGAGCTCGTTCAGCCGACCGAGTCGCACTAG
- a CDS encoding acetyl-CoA C-acetyltransferase: MAATNRSVIVAGARTPVGRFQGSLKDFSGAQLGGIAIAGALAKAGVAPSAVDYVIMGQVLTAGAGQMPARQAAVAGGIGMDVPALTINKVCLSGVDAIALADQLIRAGEFEVVVAGGQESMTNAPHLLPKSRAGFKYGDVTLIDHMAFDGLHDAFTDQAMGLLTEQRNASDKFTREEQDEFAARSHQNAARGWKDGAFADEVVPVRIPQRKGDPIEFAEDEGIRADTTAASLAGLRPAFSKDGTITAGSSSPISDGACAVVVMSKERAEREGLEWLAEIGAHGVVAGPDSSLQLQPANAIRKACEREGISPEQLDLVEINEAFALVGLASIKDLGIDPEKVNVNGGAIAIGHPIGMSGARITLHLAQELKRRGGGIGVAALCGGGGQGDALIVRV; encoded by the coding sequence ATGGCCGCGACAAATAGGTCCGTAATAGTTGCTGGAGCACGTACGCCGGTTGGCCGGTTCCAGGGATCCCTGAAGGACTTTTCCGGTGCCCAGCTCGGTGGCATCGCCATCGCGGGCGCCCTGGCGAAGGCGGGCGTGGCCCCGAGCGCAGTGGATTACGTGATCATGGGGCAGGTGCTCACCGCCGGTGCGGGGCAGATGCCTGCACGTCAGGCGGCGGTTGCCGGTGGGATCGGCATGGACGTCCCGGCGCTCACCATCAACAAGGTGTGCCTTTCCGGTGTGGATGCCATCGCCCTTGCTGACCAGCTGATTCGGGCCGGCGAGTTCGAGGTGGTGGTCGCCGGTGGGCAGGAATCCATGACCAACGCACCCCACCTGCTGCCCAAGAGCCGCGCGGGGTTCAAGTATGGGGACGTGACGCTTATCGATCACATGGCGTTCGACGGCCTGCATGACGCGTTCACCGATCAGGCCATGGGCTTGCTGACCGAGCAGCGCAACGCCTCCGACAAATTCACCCGTGAGGAGCAGGACGAATTCGCGGCTCGTTCGCATCAGAATGCGGCCCGCGGATGGAAGGACGGCGCCTTCGCCGACGAGGTGGTCCCGGTGCGGATTCCGCAGCGCAAGGGCGATCCGATCGAGTTCGCCGAGGATGAGGGCATCCGGGCCGACACCACGGCTGCCTCGCTGGCCGGGCTGCGTCCGGCGTTCAGCAAGGACGGGACCATCACTGCCGGGTCGTCGTCGCCGATCTCCGACGGTGCCTGCGCCGTCGTCGTGATGAGCAAAGAGCGCGCGGAGCGCGAGGGGCTGGAATGGCTCGCCGAGATCGGCGCGCACGGTGTTGTCGCCGGCCCCGACTCCAGCCTGCAGCTGCAGCCCGCCAACGCTATTCGCAAGGCATGCGAGCGGGAAGGGATTTCGCCGGAGCAGCTTGACCTGGTGGAGATCAACGAGGCTTTCGCGCTGGTGGGCCTGGCCTCGATCAAGGACTTGGGCATTGATCCGGAAAAGGTCAATGTCAACGGTGGTGCGATCGCGATCGGTCACCCCATCGGAATGTCGGGTGCCCGGATCACGCTGCATCTGGCGCAAGAGCTCAAGCGCCGTGGCGGCGGCATCGGCGTGGCGGCCTTGTGTGGCGGCGGTGGTCAGGGTGATGCCCTGATCGTCCGGGTGTGA
- a CDS encoding DUF3817 domain-containing protein, with protein sequence MTQLFDLRSTASRFRTVALLEAVSWAGLLTGMFFKYVPDPGNEIGVKVFGWIHGIIFIAYLVVAFLAGREYRWKPLTWLLALLAGVAPLCSVIFVIWADKAGKLPIAGTAAAGDPAP encoded by the coding sequence ATGACACAGCTTTTCGACCTGCGGAGCACTGCAAGCAGGTTCCGCACCGTTGCGTTGCTCGAGGCCGTGAGTTGGGCGGGGCTGCTCACCGGGATGTTCTTCAAGTACGTGCCGGATCCGGGCAACGAGATCGGCGTGAAGGTCTTTGGCTGGATCCACGGGATCATCTTCATCGCGTATTTGGTGGTCGCTTTCCTGGCGGGGCGCGAGTACCGCTGGAAGCCACTTACCTGGTTGCTCGCACTGTTAGCTGGCGTTGCCCCATTGTGCAGTGTGATCTTTGTCATATGGGCCGACAAGGCTGGCAAGTTGCCGATCGCCGGCACTGCGGCGGCCGGTGACCCGGCGCCGTAG
- a CDS encoding co-chaperone YbbN, giving the protein MSGAVDLSALKQRAQEPASGEPSAGGEWTVEVTEANLESEVLAQSNRVPVIVLLGSPRSEASAALAATLGDLVAEDRGTWALARVNVDTNPQIAQVFGVQAVPTVVAVAAGRPLTSFTGPQPADQLRRWLDSILDAVAGKLPDAPVSDDEDTEEAVDPALAAARDALDSGDFEAARTAYQGLLDGGATGAVAAEATASVRQIAFLIRATGQPQDAVLTANAAPGDIDAGLAAADVEVLSQQPDSAFDRLVALVRGTSDDDRAKVRARLLELFELFDPADPAVIAGRRKLANALF; this is encoded by the coding sequence ATGTCCGGAGCCGTCGACCTTTCCGCCCTCAAGCAGCGTGCGCAGGAGCCTGCGTCCGGTGAGCCTTCGGCCGGCGGCGAATGGACCGTCGAAGTAACCGAAGCGAATCTCGAATCCGAGGTGCTGGCGCAGTCCAACCGGGTGCCGGTCATCGTGCTATTGGGGTCGCCGCGCAGCGAGGCCTCGGCGGCGCTTGCCGCCACGCTGGGTGACCTGGTGGCCGAGGATCGCGGCACGTGGGCACTCGCGCGGGTCAATGTCGACACCAATCCGCAGATTGCACAGGTCTTCGGGGTACAGGCGGTACCGACGGTGGTGGCCGTCGCGGCCGGGCGTCCCCTCACCAGCTTCACGGGACCGCAGCCGGCCGATCAGCTGCGCCGCTGGCTCGATTCGATACTGGATGCGGTGGCAGGCAAGCTGCCCGATGCTCCTGTCTCGGATGATGAGGACACCGAGGAGGCTGTCGACCCGGCGCTTGCCGCGGCGCGCGACGCCCTGGATTCCGGAGACTTCGAGGCCGCTCGCACCGCCTACCAGGGCCTGCTCGACGGCGGTGCTACCGGTGCTGTGGCCGCCGAGGCGACGGCGTCGGTGCGTCAGATCGCCTTCCTGATCCGTGCGACCGGCCAGCCTCAGGACGCGGTGCTCACCGCCAATGCCGCACCCGGTGATATCGACGCCGGTTTGGCGGCTGCTGACGTGGAAGTGCTTTCCCAGCAGCCGGATTCGGCATTCGACAGGTTGGTCGCCCTGGTGCGCGGTACCAGCGACGACGACCGGGCCAAGGTACGCGCGCGCCTGCTGGAGTTGTTCGAGCTGTTCGATCCCGCCGATCCCGCCGTGATCGCTGGACGCCGCAAGCTCGCCAACGCCCTGTTCTGA
- a CDS encoding neutral zinc metallopeptidase, with the protein MSKRWVALLVGLVLVITSCGRPLGGQAQSIYADPLRVAGMPAVDGPSGMKPGVQVPKRKIENTDNGEIDDYVKVSLADIEDFWTQFYGDSFANFRPVSRLISVDSRKNNDDLEFCRGNLTDFINAAFCPLDNSFAWDRGQLFPFLRKQMGDMAMNTVMAHEYGHSIQFHAQLINPIDDPKMSRDQVEYLMDLNQEQQADCFAGSYLRWVTQGDSPRFTLNTADGLNKVMAAMIAIRDNDTSKKWAIHGSAFERVSAFQFGFTDGPMACKRIDSQEIIKRRGELPRGLGVGPNGDNWPINPDTIGAVLAAASQVFPMDNPPKAVYGDGKCSDGSGTAPASYCPKDNTIALDPQALQKMAKPATDRALFSAQVNGDYSAFSVIVSRYALAAQKAAGLETEGIMTGLRTACLTGYFTSRAAGKGIVTPRAPVILSGGDLDEAVSELLSSGRASSDVNGETAPAGFSRIDAYRIGVLGNDQTCAKRFP; encoded by the coding sequence ATGTCCAAACGCTGGGTAGCACTGTTGGTGGGATTGGTGCTGGTCATCACGTCGTGTGGGCGCCCGCTCGGTGGGCAAGCTCAGTCGATCTACGCCGATCCCCTGCGGGTCGCGGGCATGCCGGCGGTCGACGGCCCATCGGGCATGAAGCCCGGAGTCCAGGTGCCCAAGCGCAAGATCGAGAACACCGACAACGGTGAGATCGACGATTACGTCAAGGTGTCCCTGGCCGATATCGAGGACTTCTGGACGCAGTTCTATGGAGATTCGTTCGCGAATTTCCGGCCCGTGTCCCGGCTCATCTCGGTCGACTCGCGCAAGAACAACGACGACCTCGAATTCTGCAGGGGCAACCTGACCGACTTCATCAACGCCGCGTTCTGCCCGTTGGACAACTCGTTCGCATGGGATCGCGGACAGCTGTTCCCGTTCCTGCGCAAGCAGATGGGCGATATGGCGATGAACACCGTGATGGCGCACGAGTACGGACACTCGATCCAGTTCCACGCCCAACTCATCAACCCGATCGACGATCCGAAAATGAGCAGGGACCAGGTCGAGTACCTGATGGACCTCAATCAGGAACAACAGGCGGACTGTTTCGCCGGGTCCTATCTGCGCTGGGTCACCCAGGGCGATTCACCCCGCTTTACCCTCAACACCGCCGATGGGCTCAACAAGGTGATGGCCGCGATGATCGCGATCCGCGACAACGACACCAGCAAGAAATGGGCCATCCACGGCTCGGCATTTGAGCGCGTGTCGGCCTTCCAGTTCGGTTTCACCGACGGCCCCATGGCGTGCAAGCGCATCGACTCCCAGGAGATCATCAAGCGCCGCGGCGAGCTGCCCCGCGGTCTGGGCGTGGGCCCCAACGGCGACAACTGGCCCATCAACCCGGACACCATCGGCGCGGTGCTGGCCGCGGCCTCGCAGGTGTTTCCCATGGACAATCCGCCCAAGGCCGTCTACGGGGACGGGAAATGTTCCGACGGTTCGGGCACAGCACCGGCGTCGTACTGCCCCAAGGACAACACCATCGCGCTGGATCCCCAGGCGCTACAGAAGATGGCCAAACCTGCGACGGACCGTGCCCTGTTCTCCGCGCAGGTGAATGGCGACTACTCGGCGTTCAGCGTGATCGTCTCGCGCTACGCGCTGGCGGCGCAGAAGGCCGCCGGGCTGGAGACCGAGGGCATCATGACCGGGCTGCGCACTGCCTGCCTAACGGGGTACTTCACGTCACGTGCGGCGGGCAAGGGCATCGTGACCCCGCGCGCACCGGTCATCCTGTCCGGCGGCGACCTCGATGAGGCGGTCTCCGAATTGCTGTCCAGCGGTAGAGCTTCCAGCGATGTGAACGGTGAAACGGCGCCGGCGGGCTTCTCCCGCATCGACGCCTACCGGATCGGCGTACTGGGCAACGACCAGACCTGCGCCAAGCGCTTCCCCTAG
- the glgB gene encoding 1,4-alpha-glucan branching protein GlgB — MSPSTAPLQPDAADIARLLAGTHHNPHSILGAHEYPRSKSKGYTVIRAFKPGASAVAAVVGDAIHHMTHLGSGLFAVALPFLNLLDYRLDVEYGGTSLVIADAYRFLPTLGEVDLHLFNEGRHERLWEILGAHPRSFVTADGEVSGVSFAVWAPNARGVSVIGDFNGWNGNDAPMRTLGSSGVWELFWPGMTLGALYKFRVHGADGSVTDRADPFAFATELPPATASRVSTTSYSWEDGEWMSQRASRNPVFEPMSTYEVHLASWRPGLNYRDLARELTEYVLAQGFTHVELLPVAEHPFGGSWGYQVTSYYAPTSRLGTPDDFRYLVDALHRAGIGVLVDWVPAHFPKDAWALARFDGTPLYEHADPHRAEQLDWGTYVFDFGRPEVRNFLVANALFWLDQFHIDGLRVDAVASMLYLDYSRPQGGWTPNIHGGRENLEAVQFLQEMNATVHKLHPGIVTVAEESTSWPGVTRATSLGGLGFSMKWNMGWMHDTLGYLGRDPIHRSFHHHEMTFSMLYAFSENFVLPISHDEVVHGKGTLWTRIPGDGHAKAAGLRCLLAYMWAHPGKQLLFMGQEFGQRAEWSDERGVDWFQLSEDGYSAGIAALTADLNTVYRERRALWSQDTAPQGYSWIDANDSANNVLSFLRFGDDGSVLACIFNFAGVEHSSYRVGLPLTGRWREVINTDALQYRGGGVGNLGEVIASANPWHGRPASATLALPPAAAIWLEPVSDRL, encoded by the coding sequence GTGAGCCCATCGACCGCCCCTTTGCAACCGGATGCCGCGGACATCGCGCGGCTGCTGGCAGGCACCCACCACAACCCTCATTCAATCCTGGGCGCGCACGAGTATCCGCGCTCGAAGAGCAAGGGATATACCGTCATTCGCGCGTTCAAACCGGGCGCCAGTGCCGTCGCGGCGGTGGTCGGTGACGCGATTCATCACATGACGCACCTTGGTTCGGGGCTGTTCGCCGTGGCGCTGCCCTTCCTGAATCTCTTGGACTATCGCCTCGATGTCGAATACGGCGGCACATCGCTCGTCATCGCCGACGCCTACCGGTTTCTGCCCACTCTGGGCGAGGTGGACCTGCACCTGTTCAACGAGGGCCGCCACGAACGACTCTGGGAGATCCTCGGTGCGCATCCGCGGTCCTTCGTCACCGCCGACGGCGAGGTCAGCGGCGTCTCCTTCGCGGTCTGGGCGCCCAATGCGCGTGGCGTCTCGGTGATCGGTGATTTCAATGGGTGGAACGGAAATGACGCACCGATGCGCACACTCGGCTCCTCGGGAGTCTGGGAGCTGTTCTGGCCGGGCATGACGCTCGGCGCGCTGTACAAGTTCCGCGTGCACGGCGCCGACGGATCGGTGACCGACCGTGCCGACCCCTTCGCGTTCGCCACCGAGTTGCCGCCGGCCACCGCGTCGCGGGTAAGCACCACGTCGTATTCCTGGGAAGACGGCGAATGGATGTCCCAGCGCGCTTCGCGCAATCCGGTATTCGAGCCGATGAGCACCTACGAAGTGCATCTGGCATCGTGGCGCCCCGGACTGAACTATCGAGATCTGGCCCGCGAGCTCACCGAATACGTACTGGCACAAGGTTTCACTCACGTTGAGCTGCTACCGGTGGCCGAACACCCCTTCGGCGGGTCCTGGGGGTATCAGGTGACCTCGTACTACGCTCCCACCTCACGGCTCGGCACACCCGATGACTTCCGGTATCTGGTCGATGCCCTGCACCGCGCGGGCATCGGGGTACTCGTCGATTGGGTGCCCGCGCACTTCCCCAAGGACGCCTGGGCATTGGCCCGCTTCGACGGCACACCGCTGTATGAACACGCCGATCCGCACCGGGCCGAGCAACTGGACTGGGGAACATATGTTTTCGATTTCGGACGCCCCGAGGTACGCAATTTCCTTGTCGCCAATGCACTGTTCTGGCTCGACCAGTTCCACATCGACGGGCTGCGTGTCGACGCCGTCGCATCGATGCTCTATCTCGACTACTCACGGCCCCAGGGCGGCTGGACTCCGAACATCCACGGGGGCCGCGAGAACCTCGAGGCCGTCCAGTTCCTGCAGGAGATGAACGCCACGGTGCACAAGCTGCATCCCGGGATCGTCACCGTGGCCGAGGAGTCCACCTCTTGGCCCGGCGTTACTCGCGCAACTAGCCTTGGCGGCCTTGGCTTTTCCATGAAATGGAATATGGGCTGGATGCACGACACCCTGGGGTACCTGGGCCGCGATCCCATCCACCGTAGCTTTCACCACCACGAGATGACCTTCTCGATGCTGTACGCGTTCAGCGAGAATTTCGTGTTGCCCATCAGTCATGACGAGGTGGTGCACGGCAAGGGCACACTATGGACCCGGATACCGGGCGACGGCCATGCCAAGGCTGCCGGACTTCGCTGCCTACTGGCGTACATGTGGGCACACCCGGGAAAGCAGCTGTTGTTCATGGGCCAGGAGTTCGGGCAACGCGCCGAATGGTCCGACGAGCGCGGTGTCGACTGGTTCCAGTTGAGCGAAGACGGATACTCGGCGGGAATCGCGGCGCTGACGGCCGACCTGAACACGGTGTACCGAGAGCGCCGCGCACTGTGGTCACAGGACACCGCGCCGCAAGGGTATTCATGGATCGACGCCAATGACTCGGCCAACAACGTGCTGAGCTTTCTACGTTTCGGCGACGACGGCTCGGTGCTGGCATGCATCTTCAATTTCGCCGGCGTCGAGCACAGCAGCTACCGCGTGGGGTTGCCGCTCACCGGCCGCTGGCGCGAGGTCATCAATACCGACGCGCTGCAGTATCGCGGCGGCGGCGTGGGAAATCTCGGGGAGGTCATCGCCTCGGCGAACCCGTGGCACGGTCGCCCCGCCTCTGCCACGCTGGCACTGCCGCCGGCCGCTGCCATCTGGCTAGAACCCGTCTCGGACCGTCTCTAG